From Deinococcus ruber, a single genomic window includes:
- a CDS encoding S1C family serine protease: protein MNRSSRNYQKALLSASALLALGGAALVGHTGWAAAQTTAPVTATPTVPAFDATRARTENERNTVEVVKAAQDGLVYVSVQSGGKVSSTPSAGSTPGNGNSDPFAGTPFAGLPFGQGGMPGFQNQPQRGTGSGFFIDARGDILTNYHVVEGADTITIRVHNHPETYTAKVIGTAPDYDLAVIRADKLPANLIKPIALGNSDGLEPGLKAVALGAPFDLDFSVTEGIISATARKIPVGVRGVSQSVIQTDAAINPGNSGGPLLDSAGRVIGINTQILSGGSDQNAGVGFAIPVNVAKTLLPRLTAGDKISTPRLGISYANLGALDSTALKTLHLPTQGALVMRVEAGSPAEKAGLHAGTQTITLQDGTTLTLGGDIITQIDGQTVGQNNELQSVIFGRKVGDTVNLKVQRGDRTLNLSAKLTDFTPKATTTQQAQ, encoded by the coding sequence ATGAACAGATCCTCTAGGAACTACCAGAAAGCTCTGTTGTCTGCCTCGGCGCTGCTGGCGCTGGGCGGTGCCGCACTCGTCGGACATACCGGCTGGGCCGCCGCTCAGACGACTGCGCCCGTTACCGCGACCCCCACAGTGCCCGCCTTCGACGCGACCCGCGCCCGCACCGAGAACGAACGCAACACCGTCGAGGTGGTCAAGGCCGCGCAGGACGGCTTGGTCTATGTCAGCGTGCAGAGTGGCGGCAAGGTCAGCAGCACGCCTAGCGCGGGCAGCACGCCCGGAAATGGCAACAGCGATCCGTTCGCGGGCACGCCGTTCGCTGGGCTGCCGTTCGGTCAGGGCGGAATGCCCGGCTTCCAGAATCAACCGCAGCGCGGCACCGGTAGCGGCTTTTTCATCGACGCTCGGGGCGATATTCTGACCAATTACCATGTGGTCGAGGGGGCCGACACCATCACCATCCGGGTGCACAACCACCCCGAAACGTACACCGCCAAGGTGATCGGCACCGCGCCCGATTACGACCTGGCCGTCATCCGCGCCGACAAGTTGCCCGCCAACCTGATCAAACCGATTGCGCTGGGCAACAGTGACGGTCTGGAACCGGGCCTGAAGGCCGTCGCGCTGGGGGCGCCCTTCGATCTGGATTTCAGCGTCACCGAGGGCATCATCAGCGCCACCGCCCGTAAGATTCCGGTGGGCGTGCGCGGCGTCTCTCAGTCGGTGATTCAGACCGATGCGGCCATCAACCCCGGCAACAGCGGCGGTCCACTGCTCGACAGCGCCGGGCGCGTCATCGGCATCAACACCCAGATCCTGAGTGGGGGCAGCGATCAGAATGCCGGGGTGGGCTTTGCCATTCCGGTGAATGTCGCCAAAACGTTGCTGCCGCGTCTGACCGCTGGTGACAAGATCAGTACGCCCCGGCTGGGCATCAGTTATGCCAACCTGGGTGCCCTGGACAGCACCGCGCTCAAGACCCTGCACCTGCCGACACAGGGCGCACTGGTGATGCGGGTGGAGGCAGGCAGCCCCGCCGAGAAAGCAGGGCTGCACGCAGGAACGCAGACCATCACGCTTCAGGACGGCACCACCCTGACGCTGGGCGGCGACATCATCACCCAGATCGACGGGCAGACGGTGGGGCAGAACAACGAGCTTCAGAGCGTGATCTTCGGGCGCAAGGTCGGCGACACCGTGAATCTCAAGGTGCAGCGCGGCGACCGCACACTCAACCTCAGCGCAAAGCTGACCGATTTCACGCCTAAGGCCACGACAACCCAGCAGGCTCAGTAA
- a CDS encoding IS5 family transposase (programmed frameshift) translates to MRLTDEQWVLLAPFLTPPEKTTKRGRPRRDDRTLLEGILWVLRTGAQWEKLPRSDYPPKSTCFARFQEWNDRNVFPAVLGQLYELLEDRGLLDLREAFIDGTFSAAKKGARMFGPTKKGKGTKIMIMVDANGTPLAVHTDSASPAEVKLVQDTLDASFGFDFPERLIGDKAYDSDGLDADLTEIGIEMIAPHRKNRKRKTQDGRPLRRYKRRWKVERTIAWLQSFRRVRTRDERKAQHFLGFVQLACILILLRQISG, encoded by the exons ATGCGGTTGACCGATGAGCAGTGGGTGCTGCTTGCGCCGTTCTTGACGCCACCCGAGAAGACCACCAAGCGAGGTCGTCCCAGGCGGGACGACCGGACCCTCCTCGAAGGTATCCTCTGGGTGCTTCGAACTGGAGCCCAGTGGGAGAAGTTGCCACGCAGCGACTATCCTCCAAAGTCCACCTGCTTCGCTCGCTTTCAGGAATGGAATGACCGCAATGTGTTCCCAGCAGTCCTCGGGCAGCTGTATGAGTTGTTGGAGGACCGAGGCCTTCTTGATCTGCGCGAAGCGTTCATTGACGGCACCTTCAGTGCCGCCAAAAAGGGGGCTCGGATGT TCGGCCCCACCAAGAAGGGCAAGGGCACCAAGATCATGATCATGGTTGATGCGAATGGCACGCCACTCGCCGTTCACACCGACAGCGCCAGCCCAGCGGAGGTCAAGCTCGTTCAGGACACGCTGGACGCTTCATTTGGGTTTGACTTCCCAGAGCGGCTGATCGGTGATAAAGCATATGACAGTGATGGACTGGATGCCGATCTCACGGAGATCGGCATCGAAATGATTGCCCCTCATCGCAAAAACAGGAAACGCAAGACTCAGGATGGACGCCCACTGCGCCGCTACAAGCGGCGCTGGAAGGTGGAGCGAACCATTGCATGGCTCCAGTCGTTCCGGAGGGTGCGAACCCGCGATGAACGCAAGGCTCAGCACTTCCTCGGCTTCGTTCAGCTGGCCTGCATCCTCATCCTGCTCCGCCAAATTTCTGGATAG
- a CDS encoding IS982 family transposase has protein sequence MARYRLHHSLGRRAVVRQLFRWTKRHFSDHQRCRHQKLSDAMLLALPLARLIFKHPYPSIWWSLLREGRPGLPSYTQAHVRGTRLLTHLEAIATPARPCAEVVIDSMPLPICRPKRGKRCAFPGATWGFETQGQVVGYKLHAWVSSTGNILHDLVRPANFHDATIGHELNRRWPEFGGPKIIGDKGSCGLGFVFAPKKNTRYDTGWREDRHPKLRKRIETVFSQLVEAQIRSVQTKTLVSLRLRVVLAVLAHNLAQP, from the coding sequence ATGGCTAGATATCGTCTCCATCACAGTTTAGGTCGTCGTGCTGTTGTTCGCCAGCTCTTTCGCTGGACGAAGCGGCACTTCTCCGACCATCAACGTTGTCGTCATCAGAAGCTGAGCGACGCCATGCTCCTGGCCCTTCCGCTGGCTCGATTGATTTTCAAACACCCTTACCCGTCGATCTGGTGGAGCTTGCTGAGGGAAGGGCGACCTGGCCTTCCCTCGTACACTCAGGCGCACGTACGCGGAACTCGCCTGTTGACCCACCTCGAAGCGATCGCCACCCCGGCTAGACCGTGTGCCGAGGTCGTGATCGACTCGATGCCCTTGCCGATCTGCCGACCTAAGCGAGGGAAACGCTGTGCGTTTCCTGGAGCGACCTGGGGCTTCGAAACACAAGGCCAGGTCGTTGGGTACAAGCTCCATGCCTGGGTCTCGTCCACCGGGAACATCCTTCACGACCTTGTGCGTCCCGCCAACTTCCATGACGCGACCATTGGGCATGAACTCAATCGACGCTGGCCGGAATTCGGTGGGCCGAAGATCATTGGAGACAAGGGCTCTTGCGGACTGGGCTTTGTCTTTGCACCCAAGAAGAACACCCGGTATGACACCGGATGGCGAGAAGACCGCCATCCAAAGCTGCGCAAACGAATTGAAACCGTCTTTTCTCAATTGGTCGAAGCACAGATCAGGTCTGTGCAGACCAAGACGCTGGTTTCACTCCGTCTCCGGGTCGTCCTGGCCGTGCTTGCCCACAATCTTGCTCAGCCCTAA
- a CDS encoding GNAT family N-acetyltransferase, which translates to MSSEAAVSAAVPATIPAAVYQVLGAFRCAMLKYDHLSAARIKASGLTVQQYALLVLIAGRGAEAPSIGEAAQELMLSHNSAVELSQRAQKAGLLVRRNDPQLARRTLLSLSAEGAARLDAATRQLVGELGQERLELQSSLIRWRTLLDSGGFGSAFQRPPALPTAPQLRVGLAGRDARPLLWNLLQLHLHGQSLYHPMDVGADGQYPYPGFERYWRGKAYQPYLIEVGARPAGFLLLHHPAPGTTDLHELSLLPRFQGQGVGRGVMTQLFGLFPGCWSVEYNHRNPGIHAFWKRMLHGLDVESEREPASGVFLSAKQFGKDRRIEFSVPLPL; encoded by the coding sequence ATGAGTTCAGAAGCCGCCGTCTCAGCGGCAGTGCCCGCAACAATTCCAGCAGCGGTGTATCAGGTACTGGGGGCATTTCGCTGCGCCATGCTGAAGTACGACCACCTCAGTGCGGCGCGGATCAAGGCGAGCGGTCTGACGGTTCAGCAGTATGCGCTGCTGGTGCTGATCGCTGGCCGTGGTGCCGAGGCCCCCAGTATCGGGGAAGCTGCACAGGAACTGATGCTGAGCCACAACAGCGCGGTTGAACTTTCGCAGAGGGCGCAGAAAGCCGGGCTGCTCGTGCGCCGCAATGATCCTCAGCTTGCCCGCCGGACGCTGCTGAGTCTCAGTGCAGAGGGAGCAGCCCGGCTTGACGCCGCCACCCGCCAACTGGTCGGTGAACTGGGTCAGGAGCGGCTGGAACTCCAGAGTTCCCTGATCCGCTGGCGCACGCTGCTCGACTCCGGGGGGTTCGGCAGCGCCTTTCAGAGACCGCCTGCCCTGCCGACCGCGCCCCAGTTGCGCGTCGGTCTGGCAGGCAGGGACGCCCGACCTCTGCTCTGGAATCTGCTTCAGCTTCATCTTCATGGGCAGAGCCTGTACCACCCGATGGACGTGGGTGCCGACGGTCAGTACCCGTATCCGGGATTCGAGCGGTACTGGCGCGGAAAGGCGTACCAGCCGTATCTGATCGAGGTCGGAGCCCGTCCGGCAGGATTTCTGCTGCTGCATCATCCTGCGCCTGGCACCACCGACCTGCACGAGTTGAGCCTGCTTCCCCGTTTTCAGGGGCAGGGCGTGGGCCGGGGCGTGATGACGCAGCTGTTCGGCCTGTTTCCTGGCTGCTGGTCGGTGGAGTACAACCACCGGAATCCGGGCATCCACGCCTTCTGGAAGCGGATGCTGCACGGTCTTGATGTGGAATCTGAGCGGGAACCCGCGTCCGGTGTTTTTCTGAGTGCCAAGCAATTCGGTAAAGATCGGCGGATCGAATTCAGCGTTCCCCTGCCCCTCTGA
- a CDS encoding winged helix-turn-helix transcriptional regulator, which produces MATAPFKAKEREVQGRAFRIASVCTILEQNTDARTVLDVICDGPVALKALCTLLPHLSTLRLNRSLQCLEELGVVEQVSVCTHPVRVAYLLTHAAETCKPFLRALSLPAPGAAGTRAAARFQGRSTEAEPSTSGLRTPLS; this is translated from the coding sequence ATGGCGACCGCACCATTCAAGGCGAAAGAGCGGGAAGTCCAGGGCCGGGCATTCAGGATTGCCAGTGTGTGCACCATTCTCGAACAGAACACAGACGCCCGGACAGTCCTTGACGTGATCTGTGATGGCCCGGTCGCGCTGAAAGCGTTGTGTACACTTCTGCCGCATCTTTCTACCCTGCGGCTGAACCGTTCGTTGCAGTGCCTTGAGGAACTCGGCGTGGTCGAGCAGGTCAGCGTCTGTACCCATCCGGTCAGGGTGGCCTATCTGCTCACCCACGCCGCCGAGACCTGTAAGCCGTTTCTGCGGGCGCTGTCGCTTCCTGCTCCAGGGGCTGCCGGAACCCGCGCTGCCGCCCGCTTTCAGGGTCGCTCCACAGAGGCCGAACCTTCGACTTCCGGCCTGAGGACGCCACTTTCATGA
- the coxB gene encoding cytochrome c oxidase subunit II encodes MSAYPVFSPASSLAQPITDLTRLTFWLGLGVFLIVALVLIYFMWRYRHRGADGEPGQVFGNTTDEVSWIVAAALLVAFLLFMTVRVAAASSPATDTRTPDIYVVAHQWYWEFRTPDGAASSGELVIPAGQRVLLDLTSTDVIHDFSAPQLARKIDVIPGQHNRLWIEAAQPGTFSGVCNEFCGPEHAWMRFVVIAEPLAQYRATQAAQAAAAASPNASNAAAARGAEVFGRVQCGACHQVRGQPSAFPHTGAVGPDLTHFASRRILAGGVLTNTPEHLRQWLRHTQEVKPGARMPTLPLSESEISDLSTYLEALK; translated from the coding sequence ATGAGCGCCTATCCGGTGTTCAGCCCGGCGTCGTCGCTGGCCCAGCCGATCACAGACCTGACGCGCCTGACCTTCTGGCTGGGTCTGGGCGTGTTTCTGATCGTCGCACTGGTGCTCATCTACTTCATGTGGAGATACCGCCACCGTGGGGCAGACGGCGAACCCGGACAGGTGTTCGGCAACACCACCGACGAGGTTTCCTGGATCGTCGCCGCCGCTTTGCTCGTTGCCTTTCTGCTGTTCATGACCGTCCGGGTGGCGGCAGCTTCCTCGCCCGCTACAGACACCCGGACACCCGATATCTATGTGGTGGCGCATCAGTGGTACTGGGAATTCCGCACGCCAGACGGCGCGGCGTCGAGCGGTGAACTGGTCATTCCAGCTGGTCAGCGGGTGCTGCTCGACCTCACCAGTACCGATGTCATTCACGATTTTTCCGCGCCTCAGCTCGCACGCAAGATCGACGTCATTCCGGGGCAGCACAACCGGCTGTGGATCGAAGCGGCCCAGCCGGGCACGTTCAGCGGTGTGTGCAACGAATTCTGCGGGCCAGAGCATGCCTGGATGCGCTTCGTGGTGATTGCCGAGCCGCTGGCCCAGTACCGGGCCACCCAGGCCGCTCAGGCTGCCGCAGCCGCCTCACCGAACGCGTCGAATGCTGCGGCAGCGCGGGGAGCCGAGGTCTTTGGGCGGGTGCAGTGCGGCGCGTGTCATCAGGTGCGCGGTCAGCCGTCGGCCTTTCCTCATACCGGAGCCGTCGGCCCTGATCTCACGCATTTCGCCTCTCGCCGCATCCTGGCGGGCGGCGTCCTGACCAATACCCCGGAACACCTGCGGCAGTGGCTCCGGCACACGCAGGAGGTCAAGCCGGGTGCCCGGATGCCCACTCTCCCGCTGTCCGAATCTGAGATCAGCGACCTCAGCACCTATCTGGAGGCCCTCAAGTGA
- a CDS encoding cytochrome c oxidase subunit I: MSQRAPAFPNTPARRRPSAVWKVLTSTDHKSIGLTYMGVAAVFLVLGGLEALVMRLQLAVPGNRLLAGETYDRFLTMHGTTMIFFVLLPLLLGFTNYLLPLQIGARDMAFPRMNAFSLWLLVGGGLLLYLSPFTGAPSQGWFSYAPLSETPFTPQRGVDLWSAALIVGGYGTTLTAVNVLVTGARLRMRGMLYKRLPMFAWMSWINGFIILFALPCLTAVLLMLEVDRLLGAGLFTRGDPVLWQHYFWLFGHPEIYLLILPAWGLISEIIPVFSRKPIFGYEFVAWSTVAIAFLSFAVYAHHMFAVGLGWPVELAFGTTSMLIAIPTGIKVFNWLATMWKGSVRYTLPMLYAAAFIVQFTFGGVSGVTFAVVPIDWQLTDTYYVVAHFHYVLFGGSLFAVLAGLHYLYPKFTGRFLDERLGRWGFWLNVIGFNGVFLVQHLLGLMGMPRRVYTYPDLPGWRALNLFSTVSGFVLGVGLLLLLINLVRSRTHGRPAGRDPWNGWTLEWLTDSPPKEGNFSLLPPLHSRRPLWDLKHPDDMDHLRPRRHDKNGHIREEERGHQ, translated from the coding sequence GTGAGCCAACGCGCCCCGGCGTTTCCGAATACCCCTGCACGCCGCCGCCCGTCGGCTGTGTGGAAGGTTCTGACCTCTACCGATCACAAGAGCATCGGCCTGACCTACATGGGCGTGGCCGCCGTGTTTCTGGTGCTCGGCGGTCTCGAAGCGCTGGTGATGCGCCTTCAGCTCGCGGTTCCCGGTAACCGGCTGCTCGCCGGAGAGACCTACGACCGCTTCCTGACGATGCACGGCACCACCATGATCTTCTTCGTGCTGCTGCCGCTGCTGCTCGGGTTCACCAACTATCTGCTGCCGCTTCAGATCGGCGCACGCGACATGGCCTTTCCGCGCATGAACGCCTTCTCGCTGTGGCTGCTGGTGGGCGGCGGCCTGCTGCTGTATCTCAGCCCGTTTACCGGTGCGCCGTCGCAGGGCTGGTTCAGCTACGCCCCGCTGAGCGAGACACCCTTTACCCCGCAGCGAGGCGTGGATCTCTGGTCGGCGGCCCTGATTGTCGGCGGGTACGGCACCACGCTCACCGCCGTCAACGTCCTCGTGACCGGAGCGCGGCTGCGGATGCGGGGCATGCTCTACAAGCGCCTGCCGATGTTCGCCTGGATGTCCTGGATCAACGGCTTCATCATTCTGTTTGCCCTGCCGTGCCTGACGGCGGTGCTGCTGATGCTGGAAGTCGACCGACTGCTGGGCGCGGGGCTGTTTACACGCGGCGACCCGGTCCTGTGGCAGCACTATTTCTGGCTGTTCGGCCATCCCGAGATCTATCTGCTGATTCTGCCCGCCTGGGGACTGATCAGCGAGATCATCCCGGTCTTTTCCAGAAAGCCCATCTTCGGCTATGAATTCGTGGCCTGGTCGACGGTGGCGATTGCCTTTCTGAGTTTCGCGGTCTATGCCCATCACATGTTCGCCGTCGGGCTGGGCTGGCCGGTCGAACTGGCATTCGGCACCACCTCCATGCTGATCGCCATTCCGACCGGTATCAAGGTCTTCAACTGGCTCGCAACGATGTGGAAGGGCAGCGTGCGCTACACCCTGCCGATGCTGTATGCCGCCGCGTTCATCGTGCAGTTCACCTTCGGCGGGGTATCGGGCGTGACCTTCGCGGTGGTGCCCATCGACTGGCAGCTGACCGATACCTATTACGTGGTCGCGCACTTTCACTATGTCCTCTTTGGCGGTTCGCTGTTCGCGGTGCTGGCCGGGCTGCATTATCTGTACCCGAAGTTCACGGGCCGCTTTCTCGACGAACGCCTGGGTCGCTGGGGATTCTGGCTCAACGTGATCGGTTTTAACGGGGTGTTTCTGGTGCAGCACCTGCTGGGCCTGATGGGTATGCCGCGCCGCGTCTACACGTATCCGGATCTGCCCGGCTGGCGTGCCCTGAATCTCTTCTCGACGGTCAGCGGTTTCGTGCTAGGCGTGGGGCTGCTGCTGCTGCTGATCAATCTGGTTCGCAGCCGCACTCACGGCAGACCGGCAGGCCGCGACCCCTGGAACGGCTGGACGCTGGAATGGCTGACCGACAGCCCCCCGAAGGAGGGGAATTTCAGCCTGTTGCCGCCGCTGCATTCCAGGCGTCCCCTGTGGGACCTGAAGCATCCGGACGACATGGATCACCTTCGCCCGCGCCGTCACGACAAAAACGGCCACATCCGGGAAGAGGAACGGGGGCATCAATGA
- a CDS encoding cytochrome c oxidase subunit 3 codes for MTAVPSDRASRTHLGMLAFLASDAVIFLLMLVSNIYLRRSEAHGGQTLLEPGRMLVFSVLLWGSSGVLLLAERQRGRGDRVGAGALYLVTALLGAVFALAQGLEWRSLAAQGGTISSSLFFSTFYTTTGLHGLHVLLGLPVLLALALLSWTGQIGRRAPGVAAAVLYWHFVDAVWLVLYVVFYVWRGP; via the coding sequence ATGACGGCGGTGCCCTCTGACCGGGCCTCGCGCACGCATCTGGGCATGCTGGCGTTTCTGGCGAGCGACGCGGTGATCTTTCTGCTGATGCTGGTCTCGAACATCTACCTGCGGCGCAGCGAGGCGCACGGCGGTCAGACCCTGCTGGAACCTGGCCGGATGCTGGTCTTCAGCGTGCTGCTGTGGGGGTCGAGCGGTGTGCTGCTGCTGGCCGAGCGGCAGCGTGGCCGGGGCGACCGCGTGGGGGCCGGAGCGCTGTACCTCGTCACGGCCCTGCTGGGCGCGGTCTTTGCGCTCGCTCAGGGGCTGGAATGGCGCTCGCTGGCCGCGCAGGGCGGAACAATCAGTTCCAGTCTGTTCTTCTCGACCTTCTACACCACCACCGGGCTGCACGGACTGCACGTGCTGCTGGGGCTGCCGGTGCTGCTGGCGCTGGCCCTGCTGAGCTGGACCGGGCAGATCGGACGACGCGCTCCGGGTGTGGCTGCTGCCGTGCTGTACTGGCATTTTGTGGATGCCGTATGGCTGGTGCTGTATGTGGTGTTCTACGTCTGGAGGGGGCCATGA
- a CDS encoding c-type cytochrome, whose translation MRRRLLPVVAVVLGALFVAGRGAGSQGPTGVPAVAASSETDPGRLAAQIGCPVCHGQRGESPLSNIPSLAGQRSAWLEARLQDFRHLGRIGGEGVMPRYARNLSDQQIRALAAAYSLDPLPVPPRVVQASEVARGQTLYEQGDPARQVLPCATCHGPTGGGTATPLIPSLTGQHAGYVAYRLGVYRHLPARQGEPEVQAMRTVARSLSDADIRAVAAYAEQLPARSFR comes from the coding sequence ATGAGACGGCGTCTGTTGCCCGTGGTGGCGGTGGTGCTTGGGGCGCTTTTCGTGGCGGGGCGTGGCGCGGGAAGTCAGGGCCCGACAGGTGTTCCGGCGGTGGCCGCCAGCAGCGAGACCGACCCCGGCAGGCTCGCGGCGCAGATCGGCTGCCCGGTCTGTCACGGACAGCGCGGAGAGTCGCCTCTGTCCAACATCCCGTCGCTGGCCGGACAGCGTTCAGCGTGGCTGGAGGCCCGGCTGCAAGACTTCCGGCATCTCGGACGGATCGGCGGCGAGGGCGTGATGCCCCGCTACGCCCGCAACCTCAGCGACCAGCAGATCAGGGCGCTCGCCGCCGCGTACAGCCTTGATCCGCTGCCCGTGCCGCCGCGTGTGGTGCAGGCGAGTGAGGTGGCGCGTGGTCAGACGCTGTACGAGCAGGGCGATCCGGCCAGACAGGTGCTTCCCTGCGCCACCTGCCACGGCCCGACCGGGGGCGGCACCGCGACTCCGCTGATTCCCTCGTTGACCGGCCAGCACGCGGGGTACGTCGCGTACCGACTGGGGGTTTATCGCCACCTGCCAGCCCGACAGGGCGAGCCGGAAGTGCAGGCGATGCGGACCGTCGCACGTTCGCTGAGCGACGCCGATATCCGCGCAGTGGCCGCCTACGCCGAGCAGTTACCAGCCAGGAGCTTCCGGTGA
- a CDS encoding c-type cytochrome has protein sequence MRYAALPAAALGLAVVVAGAIYALRPAAPPEYPMPVGVPMSGSHLVDAHYCADCHGGKGQPTNASIPSLAGQQAAFLYKNMLRFHHRQGNIPNVRVTSMINVFPGLTSQQIADIASYYTAQKPVDAWPPVAGSELAVARRLYLDGDSNRQVVACQVCHGVSGRGDAGRGTPALLHQSPGYALTYLQTVRASVPTDQAGQNAMHTETQHLSDDELKNLANYLATLTPKEGQP, from the coding sequence GTGAGGTACGCAGCACTTCCGGCGGCGGCCCTGGGCCTGGCGGTGGTGGTCGCCGGAGCAATCTACGCCCTGCGTCCGGCAGCCCCGCCCGAATATCCGATGCCGGTCGGTGTGCCGATGTCTGGCAGCCACCTGGTAGACGCTCATTACTGCGCCGACTGTCACGGGGGAAAGGGTCAGCCGACCAATGCCAGCATTCCCTCGCTGGCGGGACAGCAGGCCGCGTTCCTGTACAAGAACATGCTGCGGTTTCACCACCGCCAGGGCAACATCCCCAATGTGCGCGTCACCAGCATGATCAACGTTTTTCCGGGCCTGACCAGCCAGCAGATCGCTGATATCGCCAGCTATTACACCGCGCAGAAGCCGGTGGATGCATGGCCCCCGGTGGCGGGCAGCGAGCTTGCCGTGGCCCGGCGACTGTATCTGGACGGCGATTCCAACCGGCAGGTGGTGGCGTGTCAGGTCTGTCACGGGGTCAGTGGTCGGGGTGATGCCGGGCGCGGCACTCCGGCGCTGCTTCATCAGAGTCCCGGGTACGCTCTGACGTACCTGCAAACCGTCCGGGCGTCGGTGCCCACAGATCAGGCCGGACAGAACGCCATGCACACCGAAACCCAGCACCTCAGCGACGACGAACTGAAAAACCTCGCCAATTATCTCGCCACCCTCACCCCGAAAGAAGGCCAACCATGA
- a CDS encoding pyrroloquinoline quinone-dependent dehydrogenase, producing the protein MRSKFLTLALALCAAALAQEHAPAFAPSTQTISTAASSSEPTDAQLADPNSADWPATGHDLGSQRHSPLKQINTTNAAQLKKVCTLDLHLSTTFETSLVEVGGTLFFTTPSGTYAADAATCKLRWHSEYAYQDPIVYPAQRGVAIAQGRVMRGTPDGHVLAYDLQTGKLLWNAHLVDSTSGAFIPAAPVAYGGRLFIGTAGGDWAANGYVTALDIKTGKQLWRFNAIPQKGEFGADTWPNDLAREHGGGANWTSVSLDPEEGTLYVPLGNPQADLNGGNRRGANLFSDSVVALDTQNGHLRWYVQQLAHDTHDWDTSAAPAVYQRGGHPYMTLGTKAAQLFIYDRTTHKLLSTTPIATRLNTGTPPVKANPQRTCPGMNGGVEWNGPSYHPGLDLIYINTVDFCAKYQLIPGKMIPGMFYFDGAATFDPPSKASGWTYAVHAGDGSVAWKLHQKTPMLAGVTTTDGGLVLTGDMNGEVQAIDARTGRVLYRDQTHAAVLGGVITYQTGGRQYVAAAAGGTWTGPLPKPSGNRVAIYRLP; encoded by the coding sequence ATGAGATCCAAGTTCCTGACCCTGGCACTCGCCCTGTGCGCTGCCGCCCTCGCCCAGGAGCACGCTCCGGCCTTCGCTCCGAGCACCCAGACGATCAGCACGGCGGCCAGCAGCAGCGAACCCACCGACGCGCAACTGGCCGATCCGAACTCGGCAGACTGGCCCGCGACCGGCCACGACCTCGGCAGCCAGCGGCACTCGCCCCTGAAACAGATCAATACCACCAACGCCGCGCAGCTGAAGAAGGTCTGTACCCTCGACCTGCACCTCTCGACCACCTTCGAAACGAGTCTGGTCGAAGTGGGCGGCACGCTGTTCTTTACCACTCCCAGCGGCACCTACGCGGCCGACGCCGCCACCTGCAAGCTGCGCTGGCACAGCGAATACGCCTATCAGGACCCCATCGTGTACCCCGCTCAGCGCGGCGTGGCAATTGCCCAGGGGCGGGTGATGCGCGGCACCCCGGACGGGCACGTGCTGGCCTACGACCTCCAGACCGGCAAGCTGCTGTGGAACGCTCACCTCGTCGATTCGACCTCGGGAGCGTTCATTCCAGCGGCTCCGGTCGCCTACGGCGGTCGGCTGTTCATCGGCACGGCGGGCGGCGACTGGGCCGCCAACGGCTACGTCACGGCGCTCGATATCAAAACCGGTAAACAGCTGTGGCGCTTCAACGCCATTCCGCAGAAGGGTGAATTCGGTGCAGACACCTGGCCCAACGACCTCGCCCGCGAGCACGGTGGCGGGGCCAACTGGACCTCGGTGAGCCTGGACCCGGAAGAGGGCACGCTGTATGTCCCACTGGGCAACCCGCAGGCCGATCTGAACGGCGGCAACCGCAGGGGCGCGAACCTGTTCAGCGACAGCGTCGTCGCGCTCGACACCCAAAATGGGCACCTGCGCTGGTATGTCCAGCAGCTCGCGCACGACACCCACGACTGGGACACCAGCGCGGCCCCGGCGGTGTACCAGCGCGGCGGCCATCCGTATATGACGCTGGGGACCAAGGCGGCCCAGCTGTTCATCTACGACCGCACCACCCACAAGCTGCTGTCCACCACGCCCATTGCGACCCGGCTCAACACCGGCACGCCCCCGGTCAAGGCCAATCCGCAGCGCACGTGTCCGGGCATGAACGGCGGCGTCGAATGGAACGGCCCGTCGTACCACCCGGGCCTCGACCTCATCTATATCAACACCGTCGATTTCTGCGCGAAATACCAGCTGATTCCCGGCAAGATGATTCCCGGCATGTTCTACTTCGACGGTGCGGCCACCTTCGACCCGCCCTCCAAGGCGAGCGGCTGGACCTACGCCGTGCATGCGGGTGATGGCAGCGTCGCGTGGAAGCTTCACCAGAAGACGCCGATGCTGGCGGGGGTGACCACGACCGACGGCGGCCTGGTCCTGACCGGCGACATGAACGGTGAGGTGCAGGCCATCGATGCCCGCACCGGAAGGGTGCTGTACCGAGATCAGACGCACGCTGCCGTTCTCGGCGGGGTCATCACCTACCAGACCGGCGGGCGGCAGTACGTCGCGGCGGCGGCTGGCGGCACCTGGACTGGGCCGCTGCCCAAACCCAGCGGCAACCGCGTCGCCATCTATCGCCTGCCCTGA